The sequence ACTCATACCGGCATTCTCACTTCTTATGTGTCCACATCTCCTTACGGTAATGCTTCTTCCCCATAAGAACGCTCCCCTACCCATTGCATTAAGCAATGCCATAGCTTCGGTTCCGTGCTTGAGCCCCGGACATTTTCGGCGCAGCGTCTCTCGACCAGTGAGCTATTACGCACTCTTTAAATGGTGGCTGCTTCTGAGCCAACATCCTGGTTGTTTATGAAACGCCACATCCTTCGCCACTTAGCACGGCATTTGGGACCTTAGCTGATGATCTGGGCTGTTTCCCTTTTGACCACGGCCCTTATAAGTCGTAGTCTGACTCCCAGGTATAATTGCAGCCATTCGTAGTTTGACTGGGTTTGGTAACCGGGTAGGTCCCTCTCCTGATCAGTGCTCTACCGCCTGCAATCTTTACCCTGAGGCTAGCCCTAAAGCTATTTCGGGGAGAACCAGCTATCTCCACGTTCGATTGGAATTTCACCCCTACCCACACCTCATCCTAACCCTTTTCAACGGATATAGGTTCGGTCCTCCACACATTTTTACCTGTGCTTCAACCTGGACATGGGTAGATCACTGTGGTTTCGGGTCTATGCAGTCCAACTATTCGCCCTGTTAAGACTCGCTTTCGCTTCGGCTCCGCATTTCCTGCTTAACCTCGCTGGACCTCATAACTCGCCGGTTCATTCTTCAATAGGCACGCCGTCGACCTGATATATATACGGTCTCCGACTGCTTGTAAACATACGGTTTCAGGTTCTCTTTCATTCCCCTCCCGGGGTGCTTTTCACCTTTCCCTCATGGTACTATGCGCTATCGGTCGATATCTGTGTTTTGCCTTGGAGGGTGGTCCCCCCTGCTTCCCACGGGGTTTCTCGTGTCCCGCGGTACTCTGGTACCGTCTGTTCCGCTTCCTCTTTCGCTTACATGGCTTTCACATCCTGCGGCGCTCCTTCCCAGAAGCTTCAGCTGGATTCCACGTTCGTGTGACGGCCCTCAACCCCGTAAAAGTTTCCTTCTGCGGTTTGGGCTTCTGCCCCGTTCGCTCGCCGCTACTGGGGGTATCTCGTTTGATTACTTCTCCTCAGGCTACTTAGATGTTTCAGTTCGCCTGGTTCCCTCCCATACTCAGAGGCATGGGTGACTGTGCATAACCACAGCCGGATTGCTCCATTCGGACATCTGCGGGTCAAAGGTCATTTGCACCTCACCGCAGCTTTTCGCAGCTTGTCGCGTCCTTCATCGGCAGATATCGCCAAGGCATCCACCGTATGCTCTTACTATCTTAACTTATGTAAGATTCACACCTTGACCTTCTTGGCTTCACAAGATGCTTGCGCATCCTGCTGTTTAAAAGATTCTCCTTCGGTACGTCAGAAAACATTTCGTGTGAAATATTTCTTTCGTTTCCTTCTTCTATATAGTTTTCAAAGAACAGACCTGCCTTTAAGGCAGATTCGTGAGAGAATGATTCTCTCAAAACTAAGCAGTACATTGAACAACCGATGTCCGACCTCACCTCATGGCATTTCTGCCTGAGTGTGTCTCCTTAGAAAGGAGGTGATCCAGCCGCACCTTCCGATACGGCTACCTTGTTACGACTTCACTCCAATCATCAGCTCCGCCTTCGACGGCTGGCTCCTTGCGGTTACCTCACCGGCTTCGGGTGTTTCTGACTCTCATAGTGTGACGGGCGGTGTGTACAAGGCCCGGGAACGTATTCACCGCGGTATGCTGACCCGCGATTACTAGCGATTCCTGCTTCATGCAGGCGGGTTGCAGCCTGCAATCTGAACTGGGGGTGTGTTTTTGAGGTTTGCTCCGGGTCGCCCCATCGCTTCTCTTTGTTGACACCCATTGTAGTACGTGTGTAGCCCAGGTCATAAGGGGCATGATGACTTGACGTCATCCCCGCCTTCCTCCGCGTTGTCCGCGGCGGTCTCTCATGAGTTCCCACCATGACGTGCTGGCAACATAAGATAGGGGTTGCGCTCGTTGCGGGACTTAACCCAACATCTCACGACACGAGCTGACGACAGCCGTGCACCACCTGTTTTCCTGTCCCCGAAGGGAACTCCTGATTTCTCGGGATTGCAGTCAATGTCAAGACCTGGTAAGGTTCTTCGCGTTGCGTCGAATTAAACCACATACTCCACCGCTTGTGCGGGCCCCCGTCAATTCCTTTGAGTTTTAATCTTGCGATCGTACTTCCCAGGCGGAATACTTATTGTGTTAGCTCCGGCACAGAAGGGGTCGATACCTCCTACACCTAGTATTCATCGTTTACGGCGTGGACTACCAGGGTATCTAATCCTGTTTGCTCCCCACGCTTTCGCGCCTCAGCGTCAGTTGTCGTCCAGAAAGTCGCCTTCGCCACCGGTGTTCTTCCTAATCTCTACGCATTTCACCGCTACACTAGGAATTCCACTTTCCTCTCCGATACTCCAGCCTCCCAGTTTCCATCCCATCACGGGGTTAAGCCCCGCACTTTTAAGATGGACTTAAGAAGCCGCCTGCGCGCGCTTTACGCCCAATAATTCCGGACAACGCTTGCCACCTACGTATTACCGCGGCTGCTGGCACGTAGTTAGCCGTGGCTTGCTATTCGGGTACCGTCACTCTGATATGGTATTAGCATACCAGCCATTCGTCCCCGATCACAGAGCTTTACAACCCGAAGGCCGTCATCACTCACGCGGCGTTGCTCCGTCAGACTTTCGTCCATTGCGGAAGATTCCCCACTGCTGCCTCCCGTAGGAGTCTGGACCGTGTCTCAGTTCCAGTGTGGCCGTTCATCCTCTCAGACCGGCTACTGATCGTAGGTTTGGTGGGCCGTTACCTCACCAACTGCCTAATCAGACGCAAACCCCTCTTCAGGCGATAGCTTATAAATAGAGGCCATCCTTTCTTCCGGAAATCATGCGGTCTCCGGAACACATTCGGTATTAGCAGTCGTTTCCGTCTGTTGTCCCCATCCTGAAGGCAGGTTGTTTACGTGTTACTCACCCGTTTGCCACTAGATTCAAAAAGAAGCAAGCTTCTCTTTTCCTCCCGTTCGACTTGCATGTGTTAAGCACGCCGCCAGCGTTCGTCCTGAGCCAGGATCAAACTCTCCATGATAGATTGTTCGTTTGGCTCTTTTATTGCCTTACTTGCTCAAATAATTGCTCGGTATTTCTACCTCGCACATCGGTTTTATTCGTTCGCTGTACTGTTTAGTTTTCAAAGAATCATCGCTCTTCAAGCGACTTTAGTAGTATACCACACTGAAGCAATGATTGCAAGTACTTATTTTTAAGTAAGATTTGAATCAGGCTTATCAGCGGGGCCGCTGCATCAGCGACGTGTATGATAATACCACCTAAGGACAGCGGTGTCAACACTTTTTTCTAAATTTCTTTATACTGTATGCAAAACAAAAGGACTCTCCGCCAGAATACAGACGAAGAGTCCCGTGTTTACCGGGTAAATCAGTTACAGAGCAAGCGTCTCTCTGATTTCATCTTTCAATTCTTCAGACGCCTTTTCCGGATCATCCGCTGCCATAATGGCCGAGACAATAGCAAATCCATCAATCCCTGTTCCTTTAAAATCAGGAATTGTCCTGCTATTGATCCCCCCAATGGCAACAACGGGTATGTGAACCCGTTTCTTTATCTCTTTCAGTGTCTCCATGGTGGTCAGATCGGCATCCGTTTTTGTTGCCGTCTGGTACATAGCTCCTACACCCAAATAATCAGCCCCGTCTTGTTCCGCTTTCAGTGCTTCTTCCAAAGTCCCTGCTGAAACGCCAAGAATCTTATCACTGCCGATCATCTTTTTTGCGATGGAAGCAGGCATGTCGCTCTGTCCTACATGGACACCGTCCGCTCCTGCAGCCATCATGACATCGATGCGGTCATCAATAATAAGAGGAACATGATATTTCTCTGTCACAGCTTTTACGCGGAGCGCCCGTTCGAGAAGCTCTCCGGTATCTCCTTCTTTTTCACGCAGCTGCACCATCGTGCATCCTCCTGCTATGGCTTTTTCTACGATTTCCTCCACAGTTCCGGATTTAGCCAGATGACGGTCGGTTACAAGGTACAATGTATAATCAGCCATTTTCAAAATGCCCGTCCTTTGCAATCATTTCTTCATCTATTTTCCCCAGGTAGTCAATGAGTCCCATATGGAAATGTCCAAGGCCCTGCACTCCGTATTCAGCCCATGCCTTTTCGCCGGATATTCCCATAGCCATCATGGCCGCTTTTGAGGCATCGAAAAGATTCTCAGGACATGCAGCACAGAATGTGCCGACAACCGTCGTGCACATGCACCCGGATCCTGTGATCTGAGCCATTTCAGGGCATCCGTTCGTGATGAGAATGGTCGTATTTCCGTCCGTAATAATATCCTTTGCGCCGCTTATAATCACGATGCATTTTTCTCTTAATGCCAGTGCTTTGGCCGTTGCTGCAGCCTCGTCAAGGCCGCTCGTCGTTCCAGCATCCACGCCTTTTGTCTGAGCATCTATACCGGCAAGGGATTGTATTTCAGAGACATTTCCTCGAATAACCGCCATATGAACCTCTTTCAGAAGTTCTTCAGCCATCCTGTTCCTGAATGGCGTTGCTCCGCAGCCTACCGGATCGAAGATGACCGGAATTTCCTTTTTATTGGCTGCTTTTCCCGCCAGAATCATAGCTTTTACTTTATCTGCATTTAAAGTGCCGATATTTAAAACGAGTGCATCTGAAATACCGCTCATATCTGCTGCCTCTTCCAGGGCATCGGCCATGACCGGCGAACCACCGACGGCAAGACACGCGTTGGCGCAGTCATTAACCGTCACGTAATTAGTAATATGGTGTACAAGCGGATTTCTTTCACGAACACCTCTCAAACATTCTGCTGTGTCCATTCCATCCTCCTTTTATCGTTTGAACTTACTCCGCCAGAATTCGGCTTTTTCAGGATTGGCCTTGATGCCATATCCCTTCTGATAATATTCAGCTAATATCGGATAAAAGCTTCCATGCCGCTTGGAGACAAGCTCCTTGGCACAGCGGAATGCTTCTTTGGGATTTTCCTCATGCAAAAGTTCCCCGTCGGTGGGTTTCTCTCCTGCATAAAAACGCCAGCGAAGTTTTCTGGTGTCAATTCTCTTGGAATTCTCCCCTTTTTCAGCAGCTTCCAGGAATTCCTGCTTTCCCGCTCCTACTTCCGGTCCTTTATAAAGATACATTCTGGCAAGGACTGCCCAGGAATCGGCATCTCCGGCCTCAGCAGCTTTCTTGTATAATTCTTCTGCCTTTTTAAGCTGCTCAATGTAAATATTCCAAAGTTCCTTATCTTCTTTATTTCTATGTGCCTGTCCGGAAAGACGGGAAACAGAGCGCATGACAGGCATCGCCTGCATGGTGTAGTAGGAAATCAGGTCCTTCCTGCACTCTTCGCTCCCGGCTTCAGCGCCTTTTCTTAAATAATACAGACGCTTTTCCTGATCCCCATCCACATAGGATGTCTCCGCCAGAACACGGTATGCTTCGAGGCATCCAAGCGATCCGGCTTCTTCCAGGTACTCCACGGCGCGCTCTTTCCCTTTTTTGCTTCTTGCTGAGCGGAGCGATGATACCCCCGCATGGAGATAGACCTGTGCGGCCTCTGCTTTTCCTCTTTCAATGCCTCTCCGATATGCTTCCATGTACCAGTATACTGACTGCTTCATATTCCTGTAAACACCCATGCCTAAATCATACAGGTGTCCCAGGCGCATGCACGCCGTCGCTCTTCCATGATCAGCCGCCTGCCGGAAGAGGATAGCAGCCCTCTTGACATTAATTTCCGTACCAAAACCATGAAGGAAAGCAAGTCCTGCTCTTTCCATGCATTCCCCGTCGCCGCGCATGGCGCCCTGCAGATAATATGACAGAGCCTTCTTGTCATCACGAAGGCTCGTAACTGCAAATCTGTCATAGGCCCCTACACTGTAAAGCTGTCCTAATTTGGCATAGGACTGGTACAGATTCCCTTCTGCAGCCGCCATGAACCAGTTGACAGCGATATCCCTGACCTCTTCGGAGCGCAGTGCATCCGGCATCATCAATTTGCCTGCCTTGTAAGCGCCGCGCGGAAGCCCCAGCCGGTAAGCTTCTGCATAATAGCCAAAAGCTGCCTGGATATCCTTCCGTCCCGTGTCACCGTATTCACTGATTTTTCCCAGATAAATACAGCTTTCTGCATGACCGCGGCCGGCCAGCAGCTGGAAAGCCTGCTCTGCCTTCTTATACTCTTTTTCATCAAAAAAGTGGACGCCCAGTTTGTAAAGAAGGCTCACTGCAGCGCGGTCTCCCTGAACGACTGCCTTGGTCAGGTGCTCCAAAGCCTTGTCATATGATCGTATCTTAAGATACTGTTTCCCCAGTCGTAAATCTTCGGTGCTCTTCATTGCTTTCGCTCTCCTTGTGTTGGTTTACTTGCAAGCCAATACCTTGAAACGGCACCACTTTGCAGAATTCTGCTCTTTTTATTTATTGTACCACGGAAAAAGTGCAATTGAATGAAGGTTAGTATTGCAGTCTTTTTCCAAAATGGCCTCGGGCAATAAAAAAAGCTATGATCGGATAATTCCAATCACAGCTTTTCTGGTTTTTATTACTTGGAGTTCTTTTCGATAAACTCTTTGAGCTGCGGATAACCTACTGTGCCGTATCCAATGATGCGGTCCTTCGGCTGTCCGTCATGGAAGTAAATCAGAGTCGGAATGGTTTCCACTTCATAACGTTTTGTGATTTCTTCATCGACATCGCAGTTGAGGCCGTAAATCGGCTGGCTGATTTCTTCGGAAAGTTTTTCAACCATTGGGCGCAGGCGGCGGCAGTATCCGCACCATGGTGCGCTGAAACCGAGAATGACATCGCCCTTTGCGATAACCTGATCAATGTTTTCTGTTCCTGTAATTGGCTGTATCATAATTTTCTCCTTCTTCCCGAAAGGGAACTTACATTTCTATTGTGAGTTCATTATATCTTACATATTGATTTTTGTCAATGTTTAGATACAATGATCTTTTTTGTAACAAAAAAGCGGATCATCACGATCCGCTTTGGTTTTTGGTGGAGATGAGGGGAGTCGAACCCCTGTCCAAAAAGCCTGTCCCATAAATTTCTCCGAGTGCAGTTACTGTTTTAGAGTTTAAGCAAAGTATCGTACAGGAACAAACTGCCTTTGCCGATTCCAGAATTAGTTTTCCGCAGAAGTCCCGGACTTCCTTCATTGGTATCCTATTGGTTGATGTCAGCCTGAGGTCATAGGAAAACGCCAGGGGACATTAGCAGATTAAGCTGCTAAAGCAAAATCACGTTTTGCGTTTAAGTTTTTTCACCGTTTAACGGGGTAGATGAAATCCCGACTCGCTGTTTATGAACCAGAATCTCCTGTCGAAACCGGTACATCCCCAAAAGTTAGGTACTTAGCTATTGTACGAGATAATTCTCCAATTGTCAAAGATTATATTTAATTTCTTCTATTATTTGATGATATCACGGTAAGCGGGTCTTCCGCCCATGCCTTCTGCGGATGCGGCCGCATCAAGCACTGCGAGGCGTACAGCTTCCTCCGCCAGATATCCTACTGTATCGATGGTTGTCTTTACTTCCCCGGACGCCATGGTAAAGAGAGTATCTCCGTCCATGGATGTATGGACAGGGCGGATCGAGCGGGCCAGCCCGTCGTGAGCCATGGTAGAAACCATCCGGCATTCCGTCTTTGTCAGATCTGCATTCGTGATGATGCATCCAATGGAAGTATTTCCACCCATATTTCTTTCATATCCTTCAAGCGTCAGCCTGTGTGAGGAAATAATGGTACGATCATCATCTGCCAGAGCTCCTGCCAGGATCTTATCCTGATCATAGATTTCTCCGCATGCATTGACTGCCATATAGGCGCCTACAGCCAGTCCGTCCGGAAGGATGATTTCAGCATATCCTGCACCGCTTTTCATGGCATGTTCAAATCCGGTAAGTTTTCCGACAGATGCCCCCGTTCCTGCGCCATAACATCCAACGGGGAAATCCGTCCCGGCTGCGGATGCTGCCTTGATTCCCATTTCAAGATCCGGGAATGCATGCGGATCACCTATGGAAAGATCAAAAAGAACTGCTCCGCAGACAATCGGTACAGCCGAATCACCGACCGGAAATCCGATTCCCTGTTCTGCCAGGTATCTCATGACGCCTGAATCGGCTTCAAGGCCGAAGGCTGATCCTCCGGATAATACGACAGCATGAATTTTCTGCACGGTTTTTTCCGGACTCAAAAGGTCTGTTTCCCTTGTTCCCGGAGCGCATCCCCTCACGTCAACGCCGGCAGCGGCGCCATCTTCAGGCGCCAGAAAAACTGTCACGCCCGTAAGGCCTTCCCTGTCTTCTGCTGTACCGATTTTAAATCCCGGAACATGTGTTGTTC is a genomic window of Veillonellaceae bacterium containing:
- the thiE gene encoding thiamine phosphate synthase; its protein translation is MADYTLYLVTDRHLAKSGTVEEIVEKAIAGGCTMVQLREKEGDTGELLERALRVKAVTEKYHVPLIIDDRIDVMMAAGADGVHVGQSDMPASIAKKMIGSDKILGVSAGTLEEALKAEQDGADYLGVGAMYQTATKTDADLTTMETLKEIKKRVHIPVVAIGGINSRTIPDFKGTGIDGFAIVSAIMAADDPEKASEELKDEIRETLAL
- the thiM gene encoding hydroxyethylthiazole kinase, producing MDTAECLRGVRERNPLVHHITNYVTVNDCANACLAVGGSPVMADALEEAADMSGISDALVLNIGTLNADKVKAMILAGKAANKKEIPVIFDPVGCGATPFRNRMAEELLKEVHMAVIRGNVSEIQSLAGIDAQTKGVDAGTTSGLDEAAATAKALALREKCIVIISGAKDIITDGNTTILITNGCPEMAQITGSGCMCTTVVGTFCAACPENLFDASKAAMMAMGISGEKAWAEYGVQGLGHFHMGLIDYLGKIDEEMIAKDGHFENG
- a CDS encoding sel1 repeat family protein, translating into MKSTEDLRLGKQYLKIRSYDKALEHLTKAVVQGDRAAVSLLYKLGVHFFDEKEYKKAEQAFQLLAGRGHAESCIYLGKISEYGDTGRKDIQAAFGYYAEAYRLGLPRGAYKAGKLMMPDALRSEEVRDIAVNWFMAAAEGNLYQSYAKLGQLYSVGAYDRFAVTSLRDDKKALSYYLQGAMRGDGECMERAGLAFLHGFGTEINVKRAAILFRQAADHGRATACMRLGHLYDLGMGVYRNMKQSVYWYMEAYRRGIERGKAEAAQVYLHAGVSSLRSARSKKGKERAVEYLEEAGSLGCLEAYRVLAETSYVDGDQEKRLYYLRKGAEAGSEECRKDLISYYTMQAMPVMRSVSRLSGQAHRNKEDKELWNIYIEQLKKAEELYKKAAEAGDADSWAVLARMYLYKGPEVGAGKQEFLEAAEKGENSKRIDTRKLRWRFYAGEKPTDGELLHEENPKEAFRCAKELVSKRHGSFYPILAEYYQKGYGIKANPEKAEFWRSKFKR
- a CDS encoding thioredoxin family protein, with protein sequence MIQPITGTENIDQVIAKGDVILGFSAPWCGYCRRLRPMVEKLSEEISQPIYGLNCDVDEEITKRYEVETIPTLIYFHDGQPKDRIIGYGTVGYPQLKEFIEKNSK
- a CDS encoding P1 family peptidase gives rise to the protein MDIRTTHVPGFKIGTAEDREGLTGVTVFLAPEDGAAAGVDVRGCAPGTRETDLLSPEKTVQKIHAVVLSGGSAFGLEADSGVMRYLAEQGIGFPVGDSAVPIVCGAVLFDLSIGDPHAFPDLEMGIKAASAAGTDFPVGCYGAGTGASVGKLTGFEHAMKSGAGYAEIILPDGLAVGAYMAVNACGEIYDQDKILAGALADDDRTIISSHRLTLEGYERNMGGNTSIGCIITNADLTKTECRMVSTMAHDGLARSIRPVHTSMDGDTLFTMASGEVKTTIDTVGYLAEEAVRLAVLDAAASAEGMGGRPAYRDIIK